From a single Planctomycetia bacterium genomic region:
- the ctaD gene encoding cytochrome c oxidase subunit 1 has protein sequence MSIATKTETRGSAVVRPARKGPTVSEFLSTYVFSKDHKVIGLQFLFSTLLWFLVGGLLALAVRWQVAWPWSPVPVLGKLFPMEGGQMSPEFYTMLFTMHATVMIFLVIIPILAGAFGNFLIPLMIGADDMAFPTLNMLSYWFMWPAFIAFGASFFVEGGAASGGWTSYPTLSTSVASAPGSGMGQTLWLIGLTFVGVSSMLGSVNYMTTIILMRAPGLTMFRLPMTIWAMFITAVLQAFALPVLTAAGFMQLFDRTLGTGFFSPEGNVINNAVPVAGGGQPLLWQHLFWFYSHPAVYIMILPAMGMVSDILTCFARKPLFGYRPMVYSVAGIAGLGFIVWGHHMFMSGMNPALGITFMVSTMMIALPSAVKTFNWLGTIWGGKIEFTTSMLFALSFVSMFIIGGLSGIFMAATPVDIFIHDTYFIVAHFHYVLFGGTAMGVWASIYFWFPKMFGRMMNERWGKVHFLLTFLFLNGTFFTMHILGAVGFPRRYADAYHYELFRNLQPLNAFMTWCAIGMVASQVIFAANFVWSMFYGPRAGRNPWNANTLEWAAPSPPGHGNFDFQPVVHRGPYEYSVPGVEKDHLMQTDPPNEAAARAAAAAH, from the coding sequence ATGAGCATCGCGACCAAGACCGAGACGCGCGGCAGCGCCGTAGTGCGGCCGGCCCGCAAGGGGCCGACCGTCTCGGAGTTCCTTTCCACCTACGTCTTTTCCAAGGACCACAAGGTCATCGGCCTGCAGTTCCTGTTCTCGACGCTGCTCTGGTTCCTCGTCGGCGGACTGCTGGCGCTGGCCGTCCGCTGGCAGGTGGCCTGGCCATGGTCGCCGGTGCCGGTGCTCGGGAAGTTGTTTCCGATGGAAGGCGGGCAGATGTCGCCCGAGTTCTACACGATGCTGTTCACGATGCACGCCACCGTGATGATCTTTCTCGTCATCATTCCGATCCTCGCGGGCGCCTTCGGCAACTTCCTCATCCCGCTGATGATCGGCGCCGACGACATGGCGTTTCCGACGCTCAACATGCTCTCCTACTGGTTCATGTGGCCGGCCTTCATCGCCTTCGGGGCGAGCTTCTTCGTCGAGGGGGGCGCGGCCTCCGGCGGCTGGACGAGCTACCCGACGCTCTCGACGAGCGTCGCTTCGGCCCCCGGCAGCGGCATGGGGCAGACGCTGTGGCTGATCGGGCTGACGTTCGTCGGCGTGTCGAGCATGCTCGGCAGCGTCAACTACATGACGACGATCATCCTCATGCGCGCCCCCGGGCTGACGATGTTCCGCCTGCCGATGACGATCTGGGCGATGTTCATCACCGCCGTCCTCCAGGCCTTCGCCCTGCCGGTGCTCACGGCGGCCGGCTTCATGCAACTCTTCGACCGCACGCTCGGCACCGGCTTCTTCTCCCCCGAGGGGAACGTGATCAACAACGCCGTCCCCGTCGCCGGCGGCGGCCAGCCGCTCCTCTGGCAGCACCTGTTCTGGTTCTACAGCCACCCGGCCGTGTACATCATGATCCTGCCGGCGATGGGCATGGTGAGCGACATCCTCACCTGCTTCGCCCGCAAGCCGCTGTTCGGCTACCGGCCGATGGTCTACTCGGTGGCGGGCATCGCCGGGCTGGGCTTCATCGTCTGGGGCCACCACATGTTCATGTCGGGCATGAACCCGGCCCTCGGGATCACGTTCATGGTCTCGACGATGATGATCGCCCTGCCGAGCGCCGTGAAGACGTTCAACTGGCTGGGAACGATCTGGGGGGGAAAGATCGAGTTCACGACGTCGATGCTCTTCGCCCTGTCGTTCGTCTCGATGTTCATCATCGGCGGGCTGTCGGGGATCTTCATGGCCGCCACGCCGGTCGACATCTTCATCCACGACACCTACTTTATCGTGGCCCACTTCCACTATGTGCTCTTCGGCGGCACGGCGATGGGCGTCTGGGCGTCGATCTACTTCTGGTTCCCGAAGATGTTCGGGCGGATGATGAACGAGCGCTGGGGCAAGGTGCACTTCCTGCTCACGTTCCTGTTCCTCAACGGCACGTTCTTCACGATGCACATCCTCGGGGCGGTCGGCTTCCCGCGCCGCTATGCCGATGCCTATCACTACGAGCTGTTCCGCAACCTCCAGCCCCTCAATGCCTTCATGACCTGGTGCGCCATCGGCATGGTGGCCTCGCAGGTGATCTTCGCGGCCAACTTCGTGTGGAGCATGTTCTACGGCCCGCGGGCCGGACGGAATCCCTGGAACGCCAACACGCTCGAGTGGGCGGCGCCGAGCCCGCCGGGACACGGCAACTTCGACTTCCAGCCGGTCGTGCACCGCGGCCCCTACGAGTACTCGGTGCCGGGCGTCGAGAAGGACCACCTCATGCAGACCGATCCGCCGAACGAGGCGGCGGCCCGTGCGGCGGCGGCGGCCCACTGA
- the pbrT gene encoding cytochrome c: MKHASRNHASSGIRSLCLLFAASGLVSTVGCGANPPASFRANLVESTKAQLTTEQERQVATILEAMFGTPDAPMALPESGLDAAKLRLAAGPVRSDIVGRKNGLYREHCAHCHGISGDGMGASAAFLNPYPRDYRPGQFKFKSTERGARPTHDDLVRILRNGIPGSSMPSFTLLSDVQLDALAEYVKYLSIRGETEIALTRAFFDLDDDAQGKLPESREFLVDETLSAIAGKWQAAAGESIPVPEAPDVSEPAALAASIAKGKDLFFGERANCVKCHGITALGDGVVNDYDDWTKQGPMDLEKKLAEVSDAASLARARQVLAGDALKPRPIVPRNLRQGIYRGGRRPLDLYYRIHAGINHAPMPAAKGTVTPEDIWHIVNYIKSLPYETETAPPGERPLAARDRF, translated from the coding sequence ATGAAACATGCTTCCCGGAACCATGCGTCCAGCGGCATCCGCTCGCTGTGCTTGCTCTTCGCGGCCTCCGGCCTCGTCTCGACCGTCGGCTGCGGTGCCAATCCGCCGGCCTCGTTCCGGGCGAATCTCGTCGAGTCGACGAAGGCGCAGCTCACCACGGAGCAGGAGCGGCAGGTGGCCACGATCCTCGAGGCGATGTTCGGCACGCCCGACGCCCCGATGGCCCTGCCCGAGTCGGGGCTCGACGCCGCGAAACTGCGGCTCGCGGCCGGGCCCGTCCGCAGCGACATTGTCGGCCGCAAGAACGGCCTGTATCGCGAGCACTGTGCCCACTGCCATGGCATCTCCGGCGATGGCATGGGAGCCTCGGCGGCGTTTCTCAATCCCTATCCGCGGGACTACCGTCCCGGACAGTTCAAGTTCAAGAGCACCGAGCGGGGAGCGCGGCCGACCCACGACGACCTCGTGCGCATCCTCCGGAACGGCATTCCCGGGAGTTCCATGCCGTCGTTCACGCTGCTCTCCGACGTGCAGTTGGACGCTTTGGCGGAGTACGTCAAATATCTGAGCATCCGCGGTGAGACGGAGATCGCGCTGACGCGGGCCTTCTTTGACCTCGACGACGACGCCCAGGGCAAGCTCCCCGAGAGCCGCGAGTTTCTCGTCGACGAGACGCTCTCGGCGATCGCCGGCAAGTGGCAGGCCGCGGCCGGCGAGTCGATCCCCGTGCCCGAGGCCCCGGACGTGTCGGAGCCGGCGGCGCTCGCCGCGTCGATCGCCAAGGGGAAGGATCTGTTCTTCGGCGAGCGGGCCAACTGCGTGAAGTGCCACGGCATCACCGCCCTCGGAGACGGCGTCGTGAACGACTACGACGATTGGACCAAGCAGGGGCCGATGGACCTGGAAAAGAAGCTTGCCGAGGTGTCTGATGCCGCTTCCCTGGCACGGGCCCGGCAGGTGCTCGCCGGCGACGCCCTCAAGCCGCGGCCGATCGTGCCGCGGAACCTGCGGCAGGGCATCTACCGCGGCGGCCGCCGGCCCCTCGACCTCTACTACCGGATCCACGCCGGCATCAACCATGCACCGATGCCGGCCGCCAAGGGCACCGTAACGCCCGAGGACATCTGGCACATCGTCAACTACATCAAGTCGCTTCCCTACGAGACGGAGACGGCGCCCCCCGGCGAACGTCCCCTCGCGGCCCGCGACCGGTTTTGA
- a CDS encoding methylamine utilization protein, whose amino-acid sequence MTRLPRAVLALIMFLVAAPAIAEEWGTVKGKFKFKGTPPTPVQLNANDPICGNPKLSSEELVVGADGGIANVVVFVRSKDVKVHPDVAAAAKKPVMLDNKGLRFEPHVVAVQTGQELEIQNSDKCGHNSNVTPLKNDPSNNLIPAGGKSTLKFTAEESVPVPVACNVHPWMKAYVVVRGNPYSAVSKPDGSFELTNLPAGELELAFWHEKAGFLKKVTINGKEETLSKGKRQVKVATAGTDLGDVVVEMEKK is encoded by the coding sequence ATGACCCGCCTGCCCCGTGCCGTGCTTGCGTTGATCATGTTCCTGGTGGCCGCGCCCGCGATCGCCGAGGAATGGGGCACGGTGAAGGGGAAGTTCAAGTTCAAGGGGACCCCACCGACGCCCGTGCAGCTCAATGCGAACGACCCGATCTGTGGGAACCCAAAGCTCAGCAGCGAGGAACTGGTGGTCGGCGCCGACGGCGGCATCGCCAACGTCGTCGTCTTCGTGCGCAGCAAGGACGTCAAGGTCCACCCCGACGTCGCCGCGGCGGCGAAGAAGCCGGTGATGCTCGACAACAAGGGGCTGCGGTTCGAGCCGCATGTCGTCGCCGTGCAGACCGGCCAGGAATTGGAGATCCAAAACTCCGACAAGTGCGGCCACAACAGCAACGTGACGCCGCTCAAGAACGACCCGTCGAACAACCTGATCCCGGCCGGGGGCAAGTCCACGCTCAAGTTCACCGCGGAGGAGTCGGTGCCCGTGCCGGTGGCCTGCAACGTCCACCCGTGGATGAAGGCCTACGTCGTCGTGCGCGGGAATCCGTACTCGGCCGTTTCCAAGCCCGACGGCTCGTTCGAGCTCACGAACCTGCCGGCCGGTGAATTGGAACTCGCCTTCTGGCATGAGAAGGCCGGGTTCCTCAAGAAGGTCACGATCAACGGGAAGGAAGAGACGCTGTCCAAGGGAAAGAGGCAGGTGAAGGTCGCGACCGCCGGCACCGACCTCGGCGACGTCGTCGTGGAGATGGAGAAGAAGTAG
- a CDS encoding cytochrome b6 has product MAIGETIRNSQIWKSIFRHPMPLDRRNRIVVMLTNFFLHLHPVSIKKQGIALSFTWCMGGVTFFLFLVETVTGVLLMFYYRPTLEWAYNDILALRDVTSLGILRELHRWGAHAMVITTWLHMYRVFLTGSYKPPREFNWVVGVILLLLTLLLSFTGYLLPWDQLAIWAITVGSNMARATPFLGYEGPGQQLLTVAGIDMITDASDARFGLLGARFVGEETLNRFYVLHCIAIPLAVALLLAIHFWRVRKDGGISGPL; this is encoded by the coding sequence ATGGCCATCGGCGAAACCATCCGCAACTCCCAGATCTGGAAGAGCATCTTCCGCCATCCGATGCCGCTCGACCGGCGGAATCGGATCGTGGTCATGCTCACCAACTTCTTCCTCCACCTTCATCCGGTGTCGATCAAGAAGCAGGGCATCGCGCTGTCCTTCACCTGGTGCATGGGGGGCGTGACCTTCTTCCTGTTCCTGGTGGAGACGGTCACGGGCGTGCTCTTGATGTTCTACTATCGCCCCACGCTCGAGTGGGCCTACAACGACATCCTCGCCCTGCGGGACGTGACCAGCCTCGGCATCCTGCGCGAGTTGCACCGCTGGGGGGCGCACGCGATGGTGATCACCACCTGGCTGCACATGTATCGCGTGTTCCTCACCGGCAGTTACAAACCGCCGCGGGAGTTCAACTGGGTCGTCGGCGTGATCCTGCTGCTGCTCACGCTGCTGCTCTCGTTCACCGGCTATCTGCTCCCTTGGGACCAGTTGGCGATCTGGGCGATCACGGTCGGCTCCAACATGGCCCGGGCGACGCCCTTTCTCGGCTATGAGGGGCCGGGACAGCAGTTGCTCACCGTCGCGGGGATCGACATGATCACCGACGCATCCGATGCCCGCTTCGGCCTGCTCGGCGCCCGCTTCGTCGGCGAGGAGACGCTGAACCGGTTCTACGTGCTTCACTGCATCGCCATTCCGCTGGCGGTGGCCCTGCTCCTGGCGATCCACTTCTGGCGGGTCCGCAAGGACGGTGGCATCAGCGGGCCGCTCTGA